In a genomic window of Vigna angularis cultivar LongXiaoDou No.4 chromosome 6, ASM1680809v1, whole genome shotgun sequence:
- the LOC108345327 gene encoding GDSL esterase/lipase At5g33370: MTNALVLGFCAIISLIVAPCSISAQPTRAFFVFGDSLVDSGNNDFLATTARADAPPYGIDFPSHRPTGRFSNGLNIPDLISLELGLEPTLPYLSPLLVGEQLLNGANFASAGIGILNDTGIQFLNIIHIYKQLKLFQEYQLRLSAHIGPEGARNLVNRALVLITLGGNDFVNNYYLVPYSARSRQFSLPDYVRYLISEYRKVLRRLYDLGTRRVLVTGTGPMGCVPAELAMRSRTGDCDVELQRAAALFNPQLVEMLNALNEEVGSQVFIAANAYRMHMDFVSNPRAYGFVTSKIACCGQGPYNGIGLCTPASNLCPNRDLYAFWDPFHPSEKANRIIVQQILRGTTEYMHPMNLTTIMDLDSMT, from the exons ATGACTAATGCTTTGGTGCTTGGTTTCTGTGCTATCATAAGCTTGATTGTGGCACCGTGTTCTATTTCTGCTCAACCAACAAGGGCTTTCTTCGTTTTTGGTGATTCACTGGTGGACAGTGGCAACAATGATTTCTTGGCAACCACTGCCAGAGCAGACGCTCCACCCTATGGCATTGACTTCCCATCACACAGACCCACTGGACGTTTCTCCAATGGCTTAAACATCCCTGACCTTATCA GTTTGGAACTTGGTCTAGAGCCTACACTGCCGTATTTGAGCCCCTTACTGGTTGGAGAGCAGCTACTGAACGGTGCCAATTTTGCATCAGCTGGGATTGGCATTCTCAATGATACGGGAATTCAATTT TTGAACATTATCCACATCTACAAGCAACTCAAGCTATTCCAGGAGTATCAGCTAAGGTTAAGTGCACACATTGGTCCGGAGGGAGCCAGAAACCTAGTAAACAGAGCACTCGTTCTCATCACTCTCGGAGGCAATGACTTTGTCAACAATTACTACTTGGTCCCCTACTCAGCAAGATCTCGCCAATTTTCTCTCCCAGACTACGTTCGCTATCTCATTTCTGAGTACCGCAAAGTTCTCAGG CGGCTTTATGATTTGGGTACTCGAAGAGTTCTTGTAACGGGTACTGGACCGATGGGGTGTGTTCCTGCGGAATTAGCCATGAGAAGCAGAACGGGTGATTGCGACGTGGAACTTCAGAGAGCTGCTGCATTATTCAATCCCCAGCTGGTTGAAATGTTGAACGCACTGAACGAAGAAGTTGGTTCCCAAGTTTTTATTGCTGCTAATGCTTATCGCATGCACATGGATTTCGTTTCCAACCCTCGAGCTTATG GATTTGTGACGTCGAAGATAGCTTGTTGTGGGCAAGGGCCATACAATGGGATTGGACTGTGTACACCAGCCTCAAACTTGTGTCCGAACAGAGACCTTTACGCGTTCTGGGATCCGTTCCATCCATCAGAGAAAGCAAACAGAATCATAGTCCAACAGATTCTGAGAGGCACCACCGAATACATGCACCCGATGAATCTCACCACCATCATGGACCTCGATTCCATGACCTGA
- the LOC108344325 gene encoding two-component response regulator 24: protein MESMKQRNKGGSTRSRISALIVDDDAVIRKIHMMMLARLFNMDAKTVSDGKEAVDLHRCGANFDIIFMDKEMPIMDGHEATKELRGMGVKCLIVGITTRANGKDGEEFFAAGSNYCFEKPLDRTKIERVLQDHPNFTT, encoded by the exons ATGGAATCAATGAAGCAGAGGAACAAAGGAGGAAGTACAAGGTCGAGAATTTCAGCACTGATTGTGGATGACGATGCTGTCATTCGGAAAATCCACATGATGATGTTGGCACGGTTATTTAACATGGACGCAAAAACGGTTAGTGATGGAAAGGAAGCAGTGGATCTGCATCGATGTGGGGCAAATTTTGACATAATTTTCATGGACAAAGAAATGCCCATCATGGATGGTCACGAG GCCACAAAAGAGCTACGTGGTATGGGTGTGAAGTGCTTGATTGTGGGAATTACTACGCGTGCTAATGGGAAAGATGGTGAAGAATTTTTTGCTGCAGGATCCAACTATTGCTTTGAAAAGCCTCTTGATCGAACAAAGATTGAACGAGTCTTGCAAGACCATCCCAATTTTACAACTTGA
- the LOC108345128 gene encoding GDSL esterase/lipase At5g18430, giving the protein MAVPSGFVGTMVVILFGVVVLSGVVVPGVEAKSRAFFVFGDSLVDSGNNNYLATTARADSPPYGIDYPSRKPTGRFSNGRNIPDLISEGMGGESVLPYLSPQLKGDNLLNGANFASAGIGILNDTGAQFLNIIRMYRQLDYFEEYQQRVSILIGVGRAKKLVNQALVLITVGGNDFVNNYYLVPYSARSRQFSLQDYVKYLIVEYRKLLMRLYDLGARRVLVTGTGPMGCVPAELAMRGTNGGCSAELQRAASLYNPQLQHMIQGLNKKIGKDVFIAANTARMHNDFVNNPAAYGFTTSRIACCGQGPYNGIGLCTPLSNLCPNRNLHAFWDPFHPTEKANRIIVEQIMSGSKRYMKPMNLSTVLALDATK; this is encoded by the exons ATGGCAGTTCCCTCAGGTTTTGTTGGCACCATGGTGGTGATACTTTTTGGTGTGGTTGTGTTATCTGGGGTCGTTGTCCCAGGGGTTGAGGCCAAGTCAAGGGCTTTCTTTGTGTTTGGAGATTCACTCGTTGACAGTGGTAACAACAATTACTTGGCCACCACTGCACGAGCTGATTCCCCTCCTTATGGCATTGACTATCCATCTCGCAAACCAACCGGTCGTTTTTCCAATGGCCGCAACATCCCTGATCTTATCA GTGAAGGAATGGGTGGTGAATCCGTGTTGCCATATTTGAGTCCACAGCTAAAAGGTGACAATCTTCTGAACGGAGCCAATTTCGCTTCCGCCGGAATTGGCATTCTTAACGACACTGGAGCTCAGTTT CTGAACATAATCAGAATGTATAGACAGTTGGACTACTTTGAAGAATACCAGCAACGAGTGTCCATTCTCATTGGAGTAGGACGAGCAAAGAAACTTGTGAACCAAGCATTGGTCCTCATCACTGTTGGTGGCAACGATTTCGTGAACAATTACTACTTGGTACCTTATTCTGCAAGGTCTCGCCAGTTTTCGCTACAGGATTATGTCAAGTATCTCATTGTGGAGTACCGTAAACTCTTGATG AGGCTATATGATCTGGGAGCTCGAAGAGTGCTCGTGACAGGAACTGGACCAATGGGTTGTGTTCCAGCAGAACTAGCCATGCGTGGAACAAATGGAGGATGTTCTGCTGAACTTCAACGAGCTGCATCACTCTACAACCCTCAACTACAACACATGATACAAGGACTCAACAAGAAAATTGGCAAAGATGTTTTTATCGCTGCAAATACAGCACGGATGCACAATGATTTCGTAAATAACCCTGCAGCATATG GATTTACTACATCAAGAATTGCTTGTTGTGGGCAAGGACCGTACAACGGGATTGGGTTATGCACACCACTCTCTAACTTGTGCCCAAACAGAAACTTGCATGCGTTTTGGGATCCATTCCACCCGACAGAAAAGGCGAACAGAATAATTGTGGAGCAGATTATGTCGGGTTCTAAACGATACATGAAACCAATGAACCTCAGCACCGTCCTAGCATTGGATGCTACAAAATGA
- the LOC108344864 gene encoding GDSL esterase/lipase At5g33370, with protein MASSMALACYIVVLISMLGLRGAEAQRAFFVFGDSLVDNGNNNYLATTARADSPPYGIDYPTGRATGRFSNGLNIPDFISQAIGASESTLPYLDPELNGERLLVGANFASAGIGILNDTGIQFVNIIRIYRQLQYWEEYQQRVSAIIGPEETQSLIEGALVLITLGGNDFVNNYYLVPYSARSRQYNLPDYVKYIISEYKKVLRRLYEIGARRVLVTGTGPLGCVPAELAQRSANGECSAELQRAAALFNPQLVQIIRELNSEIGSDVFVAVNTQQMHVDFISNPQRYGFVTSKVACCGQGRYNGIGLCTVASNLCPDRRVYAFWDPFHPSERANGLIVQQILSGTSDYMYPMNLSTILAMDSKKN; from the exons ATGGCTAGTTCTATGGCTCTTGCGTGTTACATTGTTGTTTTGATATCGATGTTGGGTTTGAGAGGTGCAGAGGCACAACGTGCCTTCTTTGTGTTTGGGGACTCGCTTGTAGATAACGGCAACAACAATTATTTGGCAACTACAGCTCGAGCTGATTCTCCTCCTTATGGCATTGACTACCCAACCGGAAGAGCCACTGGCCGTTTCTCTAATGGCTTGAACATTCCTGACTTCATCA GTCAAGCTATTGGGGCGAGCGAATCCACATTGCCATATTTAGATCCCGAGCTCAACGGGGAAAGATTGCTTGTCGGTGCCAACTTTGCTTCTGCTGGAATTGGAATTCTCAATGACACTGGAATCCAATTT GTAAACATAATCAGAATATACAGACAGTTACAGTACTGGGAAGAATACCAGCAAAGAGTGAGTGCTATTATAGGACCTGAAGAGACTCAAAGCTTAATAGAAGGAGCATTAGTCCTCATCACTCTTGGAGGAAACGACTTCGTCAATAACTATTACTTGGTGCCTTACTCTGCAAGATCACGCCAATACAATTTACCAGACTATGTCAAGTATATTATCTCTGAGTATAAGAAAGTCCTCAGG AGGCTATACGAGATTGGAGCACGTAGGGTGTTGGTGACGGGAACTGGTCCTTTGGGTTGTGTGCCGGCGGAATTGGCCCAGAGAAGCGCAAACGGGGAATGCTCGGCCGAACTACAGCGTGCGGCGGCGTTATTCAACCCTCAACTTGTTCAGATAATCAGAGAACTCAATAGCGAGATTGGTTCTGATGTCTTCGTTGCGGTCAACACGCAACAGATGCACGTTGACTTCATCAGTAACCCTCAACGATATG GATTTGTTACATCAAAAGTAGCATGTTGCGGTCAAGGAAGGTACAATGGCATTGGACTGTGTACTGTGGCATCGAACTTGTGCCCTGATCGTCGCGTTTATGCGTTTTGGGATCCTTTCCATCCCTCAGAAAGGGCTAATGGGTTGATCGTTCAACAGATACTGTCAGGCACATCAGATTATATGTATCCAATGAATCTCAGCACCATTTTGGCTATGGATTCCAAGAAGAACTAG